One Hemitrygon akajei chromosome 11, sHemAka1.3, whole genome shotgun sequence DNA segment encodes these proteins:
- the LOC140736025 gene encoding tumor necrosis factor receptor superfamily member 6B-like isoform X1: MMFKYITCIALGAIISRTDAPLLEAKPTYQRRDEITGQMVTCEKCPPGTFVEKHCTSSHPTICGSCPELHYTQYWNYLRKCRYCNVFWVEHQYEKQQCNSTHNRVCECKPGYYLEFEFCLEHKECPAGSGVTKAGTAFRDTICEQCSDGFFSSTPSSSEPCKAHTNCDEGLVVNVPGNRYHNTLCTPCKKYIGSSINKTECNEALIQFVAYQRIPVKRLAKFLNLLRIQNARKIIKQEKPEDKNMIFLILHPLLTKWKEDVNEERVFQKMVSVLEKAKMRNILKNVLERFRCNNHLNSELLNPLGLKANGLKKNYY, translated from the exons ATGATGTTCAAG TACATCACCTGTATTGCACTCGGAGCAATTATTTCAAGGACAGATGCTCCTTTGTTAGAAGCCAAACCTACTTACCAAAGAAGAGATGAAATAACTGGTCAGATGGTGACATGTGAGAAGTGCCCACCGGGGACGTTTGTAGAAAAGCACTGCACCAGTTCACATCCAACAATATGTGGGTCCTGCCCAGAGTTGCATTATACTCAGTACTGGAATTATCTTCGGAAATGTCGTTACTGTAACGTTTTCTGGGTGGAGCATCAGTACGAAAAGCAGCAATGTAACTCCACACATAACAGAGTGTGCGAATGCAAACCTGGTTATTACTTAGAGTTTGAATTCTGCCTGGAACACAAAGAGTGCCCCGCTGGTTCTGGTGTGACTAAAGCAG GAACGGCTTTCCGAGACACAATCTGTGAACAATGTTCTGATGGCTTTTTCTCTTCAACACCCTCTAGTTCAGAACCTTGTAAAGCTCACACAAATTGTGATGAAGGTTTAGTGGTTAATGTCCCAGGTAACCGATATCACAACACTTTGTGTACTCCCTGCAAGAAATATATTGGATCTTCTATCAATAAAACAG AGTGCAATGAAGCACTTATTCAGTTTGTGGCCTATCAGAGGATCCCAGTAAAGAGGCTTGCTAAGTTTCTTAATTTACTTCGGATTCAAAATGCTCGGAAAATAATTAAGCAAGAAAAACCGGAGGACAAGAACATGATATTTCTAATATTACACCCCCTGTTAACGAAATGGAAAGAAGATGTCAATGAAGAGCGTGTATTTCAAAAAATGGTCTCAGTACTTGAAAAGGCAAAGatgagaaatattttaaaaaatgtgctaGAACGTTTCAGGTGCAATAATCATTTAAATTCAGAATTACTCAATCCCCTTGGACTAAAGGccaatggtttaaaaaaaaattattactaA
- the LOC140736025 gene encoding tumor necrosis factor receptor superfamily member 6B-like isoform X2, with amino-acid sequence MVTCEKCPPGTFVEKHCTSSHPTICGSCPELHYTQYWNYLRKCRYCNVFWVEHQYEKQQCNSTHNRVCECKPGYYLEFEFCLEHKECPAGSGVTKAGTAFRDTICEQCSDGFFSSTPSSSEPCKAHTNCDEGLVVNVPGNRYHNTLCTPCKKYIGSSINKTECNEALIQFVAYQRIPVKRLAKFLNLLRIQNARKIIKQEKPEDKNMIFLILHPLLTKWKEDVNEERVFQKMVSVLEKAKMRNILKNVLERFRCNNHLNSELLNPLGLKANGLKKNYY; translated from the exons ATGGTGACATGTGAGAAGTGCCCACCGGGGACGTTTGTAGAAAAGCACTGCACCAGTTCACATCCAACAATATGTGGGTCCTGCCCAGAGTTGCATTATACTCAGTACTGGAATTATCTTCGGAAATGTCGTTACTGTAACGTTTTCTGGGTGGAGCATCAGTACGAAAAGCAGCAATGTAACTCCACACATAACAGAGTGTGCGAATGCAAACCTGGTTATTACTTAGAGTTTGAATTCTGCCTGGAACACAAAGAGTGCCCCGCTGGTTCTGGTGTGACTAAAGCAG GAACGGCTTTCCGAGACACAATCTGTGAACAATGTTCTGATGGCTTTTTCTCTTCAACACCCTCTAGTTCAGAACCTTGTAAAGCTCACACAAATTGTGATGAAGGTTTAGTGGTTAATGTCCCAGGTAACCGATATCACAACACTTTGTGTACTCCCTGCAAGAAATATATTGGATCTTCTATCAATAAAACAG AGTGCAATGAAGCACTTATTCAGTTTGTGGCCTATCAGAGGATCCCAGTAAAGAGGCTTGCTAAGTTTCTTAATTTACTTCGGATTCAAAATGCTCGGAAAATAATTAAGCAAGAAAAACCGGAGGACAAGAACATGATATTTCTAATATTACACCCCCTGTTAACGAAATGGAAAGAAGATGTCAATGAAGAGCGTGTATTTCAAAAAATGGTCTCAGTACTTGAAAAGGCAAAGatgagaaatattttaaaaaatgtgctaGAACGTTTCAGGTGCAATAATCATTTAAATTCAGAATTACTCAATCCCCTTGGACTAAAGGccaatggtttaaaaaaaaattattactaA
- the LOC140736026 gene encoding tumor necrosis factor receptor superfamily member 6B-like, whose translation MIFKYIICIALRGIISRADAVLLEAKPTYQRRDEITGQMVTCEKCPPGTFVEKHCTSSHPTICGSCPELHYTQYWNYLRKCRYCNVFCVEHQYEKQQCNSTHNRVCECKPGYYLEFEFCLEHKECPAGSGVTKAGTAFQDTNCEQCSDGFFSSTPSSSEPCKAHTNCDEGLVVNVPGNRYHNTLCTPCKKYIGSSINKTECNEALIQFVAYQRIPVKRLAKFLNLLRIQNARKIIKQEKPEDKNMIFLILHPLLTKWKEDVNEERVFQKMVSVLEKAKMRNILKNVLERFRCNNHLNSELLNPLGLKANGLKKKLLLNYMQMEDLDLIPGFNKLIQQLLNATLQMEEES comes from the exons ATGATCTTCAAG TACATCATCTGTATTGCACTCAGAGGAATTATTTCGAGAGCAGATGCTGTTCTGTTAGAAGCCAAACCTACTTACCAAAGAAGAGATGAAATAACTGGTCAGATGGTGACATGTGAGAAGTGCCCACCGGGGACGTTTGTAGAAAAACACTGCACCAGTTCACATCCAACAATATGTGGGTCCTGCCCAGAGTTGCATTATACTCAGTACTGGAATTATCTTCGGAAATGTCGTTACTGTAACGTTTTCTGTGTGGAGCATCAGTACGAAAAGCAGCAATGTAACTCCACACATAACAGAGTGTGCGAATGCAAACCTGGTTATTACTTAGAGTTTGAATTCTGCCTGGAACACAAAGAGTGCCCCGCTGGTTCTGGTGTGACTAAAGCAG GAACGGCTTTCCAAGACACAAACTGTGAACAATGTTCTGATGGCTTTTTCTCTTCAACACCCTCTAGTTCAGAACCTTGTAAAGCTCACACAAATTGTGATGAAGGTTTAGTGGTTAATGTCCCAGGTAACCGATATCACAACACTTTGTGTACTCCCTGCAAGAAATATATTGGATCTTCTATCAATAAAACAG AGTGCAATGAAGCACTTATTCAGTTTGTGGCCTATCAGAGGATCCCAGTAAAGAGGCTTGCTAAGTTTCTTAATTTACTTCGGATTCAAAATGCTCGGAAAATAATTAAGCAAGAAAAACCGGAGGACAAGAACATGATATTTCTAATATTACACCCCCTGTTAACGAAATGGAAAGAAGATGTCAATGAAGAGCGTGTATTTCAAAAAATGGTCTCAGTACTTGAAAAGGCAAAGatgagaaatattttaaaaaatgtgctaGAACGTTTCAGGTGCAATAATCATTTAAATTCAGAATTACTCAATCCCCTTGGACTAAAGGctaatggtttaaaaaaaaaattattactaAATTATATGCAAATGGAGGATTTGGATCTTATTCCAGGTTTTAATAAACTAATTCAGCAGCTGTTGAATGCAACTTTGCAAATGGAGGAAGAAAGCTAG
- the LOC140736027 gene encoding tumor necrosis factor receptor superfamily member 6B-like, with amino-acid sequence MIFKYIICIALRGIISRADAVLLEAKPTYQRRDEITGQMVTCEKCPPGTFVEKHCTSSHPTICGCCPELHYTQYWNYLRKCRYCNVFCVEHQYEKQQCNSTHNRVCECKPGYYLEFEFCLEHKECPAGSGVTKAGTAFQDTICEQCSDGFFSSTPSSSEPCKAHTNCDEGLVVNVPGNRYHNTLCTPCKKYIGSSINKTECNEALIQFVAYQRIPVKRLAKFLNLLQIQNARKIIKQEKPENKNMIFLILHPLLTKWKEDVNEEHVFEKMVSVLEKAKMKNILKNVLERFRCNNHLNSELLNPLGLKANGLKKNYY; translated from the exons ATGATCTTCAAG TACATCATCTGTATTGCACTCAGAGGAATTATTTCAAGAGCAGATGCTGTTCTGTTAGAAGCCAAACCTACTTACCAAAGAAGAGATGAAATAACTGGTCAGATGGTGACATGTGAGAAGTGCCCACCGGGGACGTTTGTAGAAAAGCACTGCACCAGTTCACATCCAACAATATGTGGGTGCTGCCCAGAGTTGCATTATACTCAGTACTGGAATTATCTTCGGAAATGTCGTTACTGTAACGTTTTCTGTGTGGAGCATCAGTACGAAAAGCAGCAATGTAACTCCACACATAACAGAGTGTGCGAATGCAAACCTGGTTATTACTTAGAGTTTGAATTCTGCCTGGAACACAAAGAGTGCCCCGCTGGTTCTGGTGTGACTAAAGCAG GAACGGCTTTCCAAGACACAATCTGTGAACAATGTTCTGATGGCTTTTTCTCTTCAACACCCTCTAGTTCAGAACCTTGTAAAGCTCACACAAATTGTGATGAAGGTTTAGTGGTTAATGTCCCAGGTAACCGATATCACAACACTTTGTGTACTCCCTGCAAGAAATATATTGGATCTTCTATCAATAAAACAG AGTGCAATGAAGCACTTATTCAGTTTGTGGCCTATCAGAGGATCCCAGTAAAGAGGCTTGCTAAGTTTCTTAATTTACTTCAGATTCAAAATGCTCGGAAAATAATTAAGCAAGAAAAACCGGAGAACAAGAACATGATATTTCTAATATTACACCCCCTGTTAACGAAATGGAAAGAAGATGTCAATGAAGAGCATGTATTTGAAAAAATGGTCTCAGTACTTGAAAAGGCAAAgatgaaaaatattttaaaaaatgtgctaGAACGTTTCAGGTGCAATAATCATTTAAATTCAGAATTACTCAATCCCCTTGGACTAAAGGccaatggtttaaaaaaaaattattactaA